Within Eggerthella sp. YY7918, the genomic segment TTGCCGAAAAATGGCATTGATCCATTTGGGACATGTTCGTCTAAATGGAGCTTTCTCCCCCATTACAGTTTGAGTCGCAGTTAATTCGATGTTCGGGACGACGGTCCAAGATGTCGGATTACGATTGGGGCAAGTCCATAGGGACTGCCGATCGGGCGCCCGCGGACGGCCTTCTGCCCCTGCCCCGAAGAGGGCCCGGGGGGTGTTGCCGACGCGGGCGTCGCCGTTTCTGACGACCGATAGGAAACTGCCGGGCCCCCTGAGAAAGCGCCACGGCCAAGTAATGTGGGTGTCGCGCGAAACGGCCTCCGATCGACCGACGATTGGAAGGATACCACCATGATCGAAGAAGCGAGGACCTGCGACGCCGTGCTGGGGCTGGACGTCGGGAAGAGGTCGCACTGGGCCTGCCTGGCTAGCAGGGACGGCGAGGTGCTGATGAGCGCCCCGGTCCAGAACTCCGAGACGGACCTCGACGGCCTGTTCTCCGAGGTGGGGGCCGACGTCCTGGTCGTGGTCGACCAGGTCCGCAACATCGGGGCCCTCGCCATATCGCGCGCCAGGGCCGCCGGCCTTGCCGTGGCCTACCTGCCCGGCCTCGCGGACCGCGGCGCCGCGAGGCTGTTCGCCGGCGACTCCAAGACCGACGAGCGAGACGCCGCGGTGATAGCCAAGACCGCCCTCGGCATACCCGACGCCCTGCTGCCCGTCGACGAGCCCGACGAGAGGCTGGACGCCGCGCGCTCGCTGGCCGCCCAGCGCGACCACATGGTCGCCTGCGCCACGCGCGACAAGAACAGGCTGCGCAGCATCCTGCTCGAGAGCTGCCCGGCCTTCGAGGCGCTCGCCGACCTATCGGACCCCCATTGGCTGGCGATGCTGGAGAAGCTGGGCGGGCCGTGGGGCTGCATCGACGCCGGCAAGGCGTCGTTCGGCGCCGTCACCAAGGGGGCCGACAGGGAGAGGATGGATGCGGCCTGGCGGGCGGCGTCTGCCTCCACCAGGCCGTCCGCATACCAGGTCGCCGCCGAGAACCCCCAGGTCAGGATGCTTGCGAGACGCATAAGGGAGGCCGTCGAAGAGGCGGGCCGCCTCGACGGGGAGATCTCGTCGCTGCTCTCCGGCACCAAGGCGTACTCCTGCCTGCTCACGGTGCCCGGGATCGGGCCCCGGACCGCCTCGGAGCTGGTCATAGCCATCCGCATCGAGAGCTTCCCCGACCATGACCACCTGGCGTCCTACTGCGGCATCGCGCCCAGGAACAGGCGGTCGGGAACCTCCATATCGTCGGTCAGCGCGTCCCGCCAGGGCAACAAGAGGCTCAAGAACCTGCTCATATTCTCGTGCAACTCCCTGGTCAGGAGCCGGAACCGCTTCGGAGACTACTACCGGGCGTGCCGCGGCCGCGGCATGTGCCACGGCGAGGCGCTGAAGGCGACCGCCAGGAAAAGGATGAAGGTGATATACGCCATCATGCGGGACGAGGTCCCGTACGCGGCCTAGGCCGGCTGCTCGAGACAGAGAAAAGCGCAGGCCCCCTTCGGGGGCCCGCGCAAGCATACCCTGCTCCGTCCAGGGAACGGAACTTAGGGGTTGACGGAACTATAGGAACACATTACTTGGCCGTGGCGCTTTCTCAGGGGGCCCGGCAGTTTCCTATCGGTCGTCAGAAACGGCGACGCCCGCGTCGGCAACACCCCCCGGGCCCTCTTCGGGGCAGGGGCAGAAGGCCGTCCGCGGGCGCCCGATCGGCAGTCCCTATGGACTTGCCCCAATCGTAATCCGACATCTTGGACCGTCGTCCCGAACATCGAATTAACTGCGACTCAAACTGTAATGGGGTAAGGCTACCGACTCGGATGCGTTCCTTATCTGGCTCGCCAAATCCTCGGTGCGCCATGCCGATGCCGACCGGCGGGTTGCCGCTTTCTCTCCTTTAAGCGTCTTTGTCTGGGAGGAGAGCTCTCGGCACTCCTTCTCGTGTCGCCCCTGCGTCTTGTCGGATTCTGTGCGTACTTCCTCAAGCTTCCTTTCAGCCTCGGTCAGTTTCTCGGAGAGCTTTGGCTCGGCGGGCGTCGAATCAGCGACGATCCGGCCCATCTGGGTGATTGCGGATTGTTTCGACGGGGGCTGGTTTGGTGCGTTTTCGTGAGGGAGGGCTGGTGCGTCGATTGCCCACAAGCTTCTTGTCAGTGGGCTTCAACGTATGCGCAGGTGGTTATGATCCCGTCCCTGCATTGCCATTTTCCGCGCACCGAGGGGAAGAACCCGGTGCGATCCTCGCTCCTGTTTTCGAACTCCCTTGACGGGCGGGCATGGAAAGCGCCACACGAAGACGAAGGGGTTGAGCAGGGTTTGGCCACTAGCGATACGTGCGCGTCCTCAAATCCCAACCATTCTTTCGTAAGGGGATACCATGCCTTGAAAAGAGCCTCTTTTGCGCAAAAGAAAAGCGTGTCCCATTGTACAGAAAACGGGGATTCGCGTAATTGCCGCAGTAAAGCCTCTTCGTGTCGGGTTATTACGAGGGGCGTCACTTCATCAGGCAATTTCTCATTGCGCTCGGCATCGATTCCGATAGAGGAGTAATCGCTTGAAAAGGCGGTGACCGCTGCTCTATACCGAACGCAGTGAGTCATGCTCCCTACGACTCCCCAGGGCCATCTGGGTGCGCCTCCATCCCCTTTTGGCAAAGGGGATGGAGGGAGCCCCATTCGACGCAGTGCGATTCGGGCGCAACACCGAACGCTGATGTACTCGTTTCTCCTTTTCGGCACGACTTCTCGAATCTGTTCTTCCTCTTCTTCGAAAATGAGTTCTGAGGTCGCATCTCCGAACATGTCAACTCCTGTTATCTTGCTCGGAAGAATTCTTTCTATCATATTTTTCCTTCCTCAATGGCGTTCTCCCCATAGCGCCGGTCTGCTATTTCGAATGCGTCAAGCGAAGGGGACTGCTGAAGCACGGAAACGGCCCAATCGGGATCGACCATTTCGGCTGCGAACCCTATTCCTTCGGTTGCTTTTCCTTCGACGAGAGCAAGAGCCGATAGCGCAGTTGTGGTTGCAATAAGGCGGTATGCGTCATGTGTGCGTAAGGCTACGGTTCTTGAAATGGCTTCGCCATTTGCTATGCCATCCATTTGGAATACGAGCATGTAATAAGGCTTTCGTCCAAGCAGGTCGAGTGTGGCGGCTTGGTTTAAATCTTCCAGCGCTTGCGCCAAATGATCTTCCGAGAAATTTCCACCCATCTGCTGAATGAAAGTGTCTATGAGCTTTTCCCCGGCAAAAATGTTCCAAAAATCACAGTTGTTAAGCCTGAGATCGCGCGCAAGCCTTTCTGATTCGATGCTAAAGAACGGATATGCATTGACGCGGTCGGGAACAAAAGGGATTTCTAAATTTTTCGCGGGGCGAAGGGCTTTGGAGGCTTTGCGTCCAGACCTCCAGCAAGCCAATGGCTCTCCATGGGGTTCTCTTTTGCCATCTATGCTGAGAAGCATGTCGATTGTGCTTGCGGTGCTGCATCTTTCTAGACCTCCAACATAGGTAGAGAGATTATTGGGGTGGTCGAATCCTTTTGCCATCCATCGAGGCACAAGGCCTGATAATCCAGGTAAGACACCTGCGGATAGCAATGCGGTGCATGAGGTTTGGCGAGCGAGAAGCAGCTTGTAAACCGGGTAATCGCCGGAAGCGTCAACATAGGGCGCTGATGCAATGCTTGCGGCATGGGCCAGTCGATCAAGTATGACATACGAAGGCCCGGCGCAATTGACTACGACAGAGCTTCCTTCGCAGAAGCGCATGGAGTCTCTTTCGCAAGTCAAGTCGAACGGGAAGATGTCAGCGTGAGGGACTTCTTTTGCAATTTCAAACAACGCATGCCGATTCCGCCCACCAAGGCGAATATGAGCAACACCCATGCGCACCAGTTCTTTAACTACGAGGTGGCCGACATTGCCGCTGGCACCAGCTACGCTAATCATCCATTCCCTCCTGCCATGTACGATTTGCATTCGGAAAACCCAAAGGCGAGTTAACTTAATCTAATATTATATACACCAAGCAATCGACAGTGATATGCTACATCTGTCTTTGCAGGGCATATGCAATTCGCCCAGGCGCTATCGACAGGAGAGAATATGCTGGAAGGGTTTACGCCGTGGCCCCAGAAAATGTCCAATGCGTATAAACAGAAGGGGTACTGGCTCGAGGAGACGATATACGGTTTTTTGCAAAAGGCTGCCAGGGGACATCGGGAGAAAGCGGCTGTCGCCGATTCTTTTAGAGAGCTAACATACGCTGAACTAGAATGCGAGGCGGAGTCGATAGCTTCGTCTTTTTTCGAGAAGGGCGTTAGGTCGGGTCAAACTGTGGTGCTGCATCTATCAAACTCCGTGGCTTTCGCCATTGCGTTTTTGGGCTTGCAAAGACTGGGGGCTATTCCCGTATTAGCACTCCCTTCTCATAGGGAGAGGGAGATACTGCACTTTTGCCGTATCTCGCAAGCGTCCTTTTACATCCTCTCGAGAGATGTCCAGACGGGCGATTGTTCGAGTATGGTTTCGGCTGTTCTTGAGGGAATGCCTGGTCTTGAGGTGGTTTACGTAGAGGATATGAAACGAGGAAGCATTCCCTGCCCCAGTTCGAATTCCGATCCTTCGGATGTTGCGCTTTTGCTGACCTCTGGGGGAACTACGGGTCTTCCGAAGTTGATTCCTCGGACTCATAATGATTATTTGTGTTTTGCTCGCGAAAGCGTACGAAGCGTGAGGCTTTCCAAAGACGATGTGTATTTGGTTGCGCTACCTGCGGCGCACAATTTCCCGCTTGCAAGTCCTGGCATATTGGGAGCATTGGCTTCTGCAGCGACGGTCGTTTTTTCGAAAAGCGTTGCGCCTGACGATGCATTTGAACTTATTCAGAAATATCGTGTAACCGTAACATCCCTTGTCCCCGCTGTTGCCCGGCTTTGGGCGGATGCAAAGGACTGGATGCCTGAAGATTTGTCGAGTTTACGTCTTATTCAAGTGGGTGGCTCTCGCTTGATGCCGGAGCATTCTCGACAATTGCGCTTGGCTTTTGGATCTATAGTTCAGCAAGTGTACGGAATGGCTGAGGGGTTGATGCATCTTACGGAAATAGGGGCTCCTGATGAAGTGGTTGACAATACTCAAGGACGCCCATTGAGCGTCGATGACGAAACCAGGGTTGTTGGCGACGATGGACGCGATGTGCCTGTCGGGTCTGTCGGCCAGCTTCTTGTTCGTGGGCCTTATACTGTTCGTGGATACTTCCGAGCTCCCGAGCAGAATGAAAGATCTTTTACGGGTGATGGTTTCTATTGCACGGGGGATCTTGTGAGACTTACTCCCGATGGCTATATTGTTGTGGAAGGACGTGTAAAAGACCAGATTAACAGAGCTGGTGAAAGCGTATCTGCGGCAGAGATAGAAGAGCTTCTCACAACCCACCCTTCGATCGAGGATGTCGCCGTCATCGCTGTTCCTGATGAGGTGCTGGATGAACGTATTTGTGCATTTGCCATAATCGCGGATGGATGCGATCCTGTTGATCGTTTGGAAATTCGGCGCTTCTTAATCAGTAAAGGACTCGCTTCTTTCAAGATTCCCGACGATGTAAGAGTGTTGAAAGGGTTTCCGGTTACCGCCGCAGGAAAACAGATAAAAAAGCCCTTCTGGATATCTACGAAAAACGGAAAATGAGTAAGCAATTCTGATCTGAGGCTTTTGTGGGAGCAGAATGAAATCCGATGGTGGTCACTTGTCGGCTTCTGATTTGATGACGGCTAAGAATCGGAATACATGATTTGATTGGTGCTATCACTTGGGGGTAGCGTTCTGGCGCGGGATGCCTTCCTCCATTCGGAAGGGCTTTGACCCGAGGCCCGCTTGAAAAAAGTTGCGAAATACGCCGGAGGCCGAATCCCTATTTGCTCGGAAACCGTGCTGATGGATTGGCCAGAGAGAAGGAGTTCTTTTGCGCGCTCTATTCGGCGTTCGGAAATGTAGTCGCTCATGCTTTGGCCTACAATTTGCTTAAAGAGCTTTTTGAATTTGCTGGCGCTCATGCCTGCAAGGGCGAGCATGTCTTTTTGACGAAGGGGCTTGTCGAGGTTCTGGTCAATATAGCGGACGACGTAGGCGATGGCATTTTTGTCATCACGGTTGAGCGTGAGAGTGCTCTTCATCTCCAGGATGGTCCCCATGATCATGTCTGCGGATCCCGAAAGTACGAGTTTTGCTGCGGGGCCTGAGAAGGTGCAGTTTTTGATGGCGTCGAAGGAGTGCACGATTTCAGGAGACCAAGATACCTTTCGTTTAAGGCTCAGAAGGTCTGTGGCGAGCTCATGCAAGGTCACCCCATCGTCTTGAAGTCTGCCTTCAAAATAATCTTCTAGATACTGAACCTCAACGTAGTTGTAGTGAGTGCCCTTTTTGAGAAGGGTGAACGCGCTGCATTCGGCCGCCTCTGCGAAACTGGCGATAGCGTTTTCGCCGGGACGGCTTTGCGCGTCGTGTCTTACGGAAACGAATTCAGGAAATTCCATCGAAAAAGGTCGATTCTCTAAAACTCGAAAGTCAGCTATGTAGATGAACAATCCGAGAGCGTCGGTCCATACAAAATAGGTTCCGCTTGACAAGGCGCCATCTCCTTGAAAAAGCATTCCGCAGTTTTTCGGATTGCTCTTTGCGGGAAGCATCCCGATGGATTCCAAGGGTTTCCCGATGTAGCGCAGAATGATCTCATCTGGATTCTCCCGTTGCCCTCTTTCTTGATCTGGTGTTTCCACTTGCTCCTCCGGGTCCATTTACTCCCTCATATCAAATTATAAAAATTAGCCCGTATTTTTTCAATTTAAGACAATTTGTCATGAAACCGAAATTTGTGCGCTGCAGTTGCATTAGGCTAACTTCATCAAGTAGTTAACTTAGGGTAACATGCGGGAAGGGTGAAAGTGTCGGATAAGGCTGATCCTCGGTTGGCGCTGCGGCTCGATCCAAGGACGAAGATAATCCTGTTGGTTGTTTTTGGCATCTGCGCCTGTTTTTGCCGCGATGCGGCGTGGGGCTCTGTTTTGTTTGCCCTTACGTTGCTGTTCTCCTGCATAACGGGAGAGGCTCGTTTGGCGGTAAAGTTTCTCGTCGGCTATGTTGCCGTGCTCGTCTTCGTTACTTTGGCCGTGATGGTTAATCCGGAGATTGGCACGCGCATCGCTCTGATCTTCCAGTCATTTCGAGCGGCCTTCCCTCCTCTTTTGATGGCTGCCATCCTTATCATGACGACCAAGACGGGCGATCTCGTGGCCGCGCTTTACGCCTTTCGCGTTCCGCGCCCTCTCGTCATACCTTTGGCAGTTGGTATCAGATTTTTTCCGACGCTTGTCGAGGAGTTTCGTTGTGTCGTCGATGCGGCCAGACTGCAAGGCGTGAGTTTCTCTCCCATCGGAGTTGTTTGCCACCCCTCGACGATCTGTGCATCTTTGATAGTTCCCACCGTTTTAAGGTCGGCCAAGATCGCCGAAGAGCTTGCGGCGGCTGCGGTCGCGCGAGGTATCGAGAAACCTGGCGCGCGCACATCATTTAACGAACTCGCATTCTCGAAGGCCGATGTAGCCCTGCTCCTTTGCTTTTCCGCTGCTTGCGTAGCTGTTTCCGTTGCTTGCTCCATTGTGAAGGGGGGCTGGGCGTGATGGAACGTTCGGCGATAGACCTGAAGGGCGTTACGTTCAAGTACGAAAACGCTGATGAGCCGAGCGTTTGCGATGTCTCTTTGGAGGTTTCGGCTGGCGAGTGCGTTGTCCTCACGGGCGCTTCGGGATGCGGAAAGACGACTCTCACGCGTATTGTAAACGGACTTGCCTACGACTTTTACGAAGGCGATCTGTCAGGGTCGGTGCGTGTGTGCGGGCGCGATGTGACAGAGATGCCTTCGTGGGAGCGCGCTCGCGTTGTCGGGTCTGTGTTTCAGAATCCGCGCACGCAGTTCTTCAATCTCGACACTACTGGCGAGGTGGTGTTTGGAATGGAAAACTTGGGCGTGAGCCACAGTGATATGCACCGCCGCTACGACCGCGTGGTAGAAGAGCTTGAAATCCGGAGCCTTATGGATCGCGGCATTTTTCAGCTTTCGGGTGGACAGAAACAAGCCGTGGCCTTCGCGAGCGCATGGGCGAACACCCCCGCTGCTTATGTCTTAGACGAGCCATCCTCCAATCTCGATATCCCTTCGATGAGGCGTTTGGCGAGTTTCGTCGCCAAGGCGAAGAAGGAGGGCGCTGCGGTTCTGGTTGCCGAGCATCGACTGTTCTGGCTGGCTGACGTGGCCGACCGCTTCGTATGCATACGCGATGGTCGCGTTGCGGGCTCTTGGTCGGCCGACGAGTTTGCTCGGCTCAGGGCGGATTTCAGGGAGGGGTTGGGGATGCGCTCCCTCGAACAACCGAGCTGCGCTCACCTCGATAAGGTTTCGACCGCTTCGGTTTCTCGCGCGTGCGAGGTGAGAGACTTGAGTGCGGGATACGGGGGCAGCTTGGTGCTTGATAGGGTTAACTTTTCCTTCGACAAAGGTGAGGTTGTCGGCATCGTCGGCGAGAACGGGCGTGGAAAGTCCACGCTCCTGCGTTGCATATGCGGGCTTCATCGAGAGGCTTCGGGGCAAGTGCTGTTCGAGAACTCTCCCGTTGATGCGAAGAGACGACCGGAGAAGGCTTTTCTTGTTATGCAGGATGTCGACTACCAGCTGTTCCGAACAAGCGTCATGGCGGAACTGGCGGCGGCCGCGCGTCGCGGGAATCGCAAGCTAGAGGATGCTCGGTCATTGCTTGAGAGGCTTGGTTTGGAGCGCTTCTCCGACAGGCATCCCGCATCTCTGTCAGGGGGCCAGAAGCAGAGAGTCGTCTGCGCCATGGCGGCCCTCAGCCCTTGTGATGTGGTGCTGCTGGATGAACCCACGAGTGGGCTCGACTTTGTCAATATGGTTCGCCTCGCGTCATTGGTCAGGGAATTCGCTTCGGAGGGGAAGGCCGTCGTCGTGGTTTCGCACGATGCCGAGTTCCTTTCGAGGGCCTGTGATCGAGTGGCGCGATTCGAATAGAAGCATTGTGGAAAAGGGTCGGCATCGGGCTGATCCTATCCGAAATCGAGAAAGGACTACCATGGAAAACAGCGCAAAGAATGTTGCAGGAGGGGCCTCCTCCCCGTCGAAGCAGGGACTGCGGGCCAAGGATCTTATCGCCCTTGGCGTGTTCGGGCTGATCTACTTTGTTGCAACCATGCTGGTCATGGGCGTGCTCTCAATGTCGGTGGCCGGATTCCTTGTCGCTCCTGCTGTGTCGAGCATCTTGGCCGGTATAGTTTGGACCTACCTTCGCGTTCGCGTTCCCAAACCGTGGGCTATGCTTATCCCTGGGTTCCTGTGCGGCATCGTCATGTTCCTCATCGGAACCGGCTGGCCTGTCGCAGTTTCCTACTTTGTCGGGGCTTTGCTCGCCGAGGGGTGCAGCGCTATCGGCAAGTACAAAAGCTTCCTTTGGAACTCCATCGGGTATGCCTTGGTGAGCGCGTGTTTCATGATCGGCTCGCACCTTCCCCTTATCGTCATGCCCCAGTATTACCTCGACATGCTCAGCGCGAGTGGCGGTGTGGAGTACGGCCAGCAGATCATGAACACCATCACGCCGGCTATGTTCTGCGGTCTTGTCGTGTTGGCCTTCGTGACCGGGATCATAGGCTCTCTGCTCGGACGTTTGTTCCTTAAGCGCCATTTCGAGCGCGCCGGCATCGCCTAGGCGGTTATCATGAAGGAAGCAAGCAAGCAGCCCGGGTGGCTTTCGCGCGCGTTCGCGGCGGCGGGATCGAAGAGATTCCTTCTTGTTGCAGCCATAGTGTTGGCGGCTTTGTCGCAAATCTCCTTGTTTCTGCCTTATGTAGCCATCTACTTTGTTGTCTCTGACGCTATCCACGTTTACCCGAGCTTTGCCGAGCTGGATTCCGCTCGCGTGATGACGTATGGTTTTGTCGCCGTTGGAGGCGCGGTGGGGAACATCGCGCTTTACATGGCCGCTTTGCTGTGCTCGCACGCTGCCGCGTTTGACACTGAGTATAGGTTGCGCCTCTCTGTGGTGAGCCACATTGCGCGCATCCCGCTCGGACGTTTTCTGTCTATCGGCAGCGGGCGCGTCGGGAAGATCATGGATGCGAACGTGAATAAGGTGAGCGAGTTCATCGCCCACTCGCTGCCCGATCTAGCGGCATCGACTATGGCGCCAGTCTGCTTGCTTGCAGTCCTTATCATCTTTGATTGGAGGCTCGGTTTGGCGGCGCTGGCATGCGTTGTCGCGGGCTATGCGGTACAGATGTCATCTGCCTTCAATAAAAGGATGCACGACGTCATGCCCCGTTATCAGCGAGCGACCGAAAAGATGGCGAATGCCACCGTTGAGTATGTGCGAGGCATGCCCGTCGTCAAAACCTTCGGGCAGACAGCCTCGTCCTTCACTCGTCTTTCCGATTCTGTCAAAGAGTATACGGGCGTGGCGATAGACGTGGCCTTGTTCTGGCAGAACCTCATGCCAGCTTTCACCGCAATCGTGAACAATGCTTGGTTGTTCGTTCTTCCTGTCGGTATTGTCATTGCCGTCGGCGTGGACGATTGGCCGACGTTTGCGCTCAATCTCATTTTCTATCTCCTCTTTGTGCCGTCTATCGCAGCGGTGCTCAATAAGCTTATGTACATCTCCCAGGATAGCGCCAACCTCGTGTCGAACCTTGATGCGGTGGAGGCGGTTACGGGCATCCCCTCTCTGCCGGAGCCGGCCGAGGGATGCTCCAAAAGCCCCGCCGATACCTCCATCGAGTTCGACGAGGTGTCGTTTCGCTACGAAGAGGACGGGCCTCTCGCTCTCGACAAGGTGAGTTTCCGGGTGCCGTCGGGGAGCACCTGCGCTATAGTGGGGCCGTCGGGGTCTGGCAAATCGACCGTGGCGAGCCTGATGGCGCGTTTCTGGGACGTCTCGTCGGGCAGCGTGCGTGTTGGTGGGGTCGATGTGCGGGAGATGACCTCCGATACTCTCATGTCGCAGATGAGCCTCGTGTTTCAAGATGTCAGCTTGTTTAAGGCATCTTTGCTTGACAACATTCGCATGGCTCGCCCCGATGCGACGAGGGAAGAGGTGGTGGCCGCGGCAAAGGCCGCCCAGGCGGACGAGTTCATCAGGGCGCTTCCGCAGGGCTACGAGACGGTGTACGGGAGCGACGGCGTGCACCTCTCTGGCGGAGAGAAGCAGAGGGTGTCAATCGCCCGTGCGATCTTGGCCGATCGCCCTATCGTCGTGCTCGACGAGGCGACCGCCTTCGCCGATCCTGAAAACGAGCATCTCATACAAAAGGCATTCGCGGAGCTCATGGCCGGAAAAACCGTCGTTATGATCGCGCATCGGCTGTCTACCGTGGTGGGCGCTGACCAGATTCTTGTGATTGACGGCGGCCGCATAGTGGAGCGAGGCCGACACGAGGACCTCCTTGCCGCCAAGGGTGTGTATGCGCGTCTGTGGAGTCTGTACACCCGCGCGGTAACGTGGAAGGTGTCTTCGGCGAGGAAGGAGGTTCTCGATGCCTAGCGAAAAGGTTGTTTCACGGCAACCGCGTTTGCAGCGTGCGCTCGCTCTCACGGATGGGGGCTACCGGAACTTCAAAAGGGCTGTCGCTGCCTGTACGGTCACAAACCTCACGCTCATGATCCCCTTCTCCCTAACAATCGGGGCTTTTTGGA encodes:
- a CDS encoding ABC transporter ATP-binding protein, whose amino-acid sequence is MERSAIDLKGVTFKYENADEPSVCDVSLEVSAGECVVLTGASGCGKTTLTRIVNGLAYDFYEGDLSGSVRVCGRDVTEMPSWERARVVGSVFQNPRTQFFNLDTTGEVVFGMENLGVSHSDMHRRYDRVVEELEIRSLMDRGIFQLSGGQKQAVAFASAWANTPAAYVLDEPSSNLDIPSMRRLASFVAKAKKEGAAVLVAEHRLFWLADVADRFVCIRDGRVAGSWSADEFARLRADFREGLGMRSLEQPSCAHLDKVSTASVSRACEVRDLSAGYGGSLVLDRVNFSFDKGEVVGIVGENGRGKSTLLRCICGLHREASGQVLFENSPVDAKRRPEKAFLVMQDVDYQLFRTSVMAELAAAARRGNRKLEDARSLLERLGLERFSDRHPASLSGGQKQRVVCAMAALSPCDVVLLDEPTSGLDFVNMVRLASLVREFASEGKAVVVVSHDAEFLSRACDRVARFE
- a CDS encoding MptD family putative ECF transporter S component, translating into MENSAKNVAGGASSPSKQGLRAKDLIALGVFGLIYFVATMLVMGVLSMSVAGFLVAPAVSSILAGIVWTYLRVRVPKPWAMLIPGFLCGIVMFLIGTGWPVAVSYFVGALLAEGCSAIGKYKSFLWNSIGYALVSACFMIGSHLPLIVMPQYYLDMLSASGGVEYGQQIMNTITPAMFCGLVVLAFVTGIIGSLLGRLFLKRHFERAGIA
- a CDS encoding IS110 family transposase encodes the protein MIEEARTCDAVLGLDVGKRSHWACLASRDGEVLMSAPVQNSETDLDGLFSEVGADVLVVVDQVRNIGALAISRARAAGLAVAYLPGLADRGAARLFAGDSKTDERDAAVIAKTALGIPDALLPVDEPDERLDAARSLAAQRDHMVACATRDKNRLRSILLESCPAFEALADLSDPHWLAMLEKLGGPWGCIDAGKASFGAVTKGADRERMDAAWRAASASTRPSAYQVAAENPQVRMLARRIREAVEEAGRLDGEISSLLSGTKAYSCLLTVPGIGPRTASELVIAIRIESFPDHDHLASYCGIAPRNRRSGTSISSVSASRQGNKRLKNLLIFSCNSLVRSRNRFGDYYRACRGRGMCHGEALKATARKRMKVIYAIMRDEVPYAA
- a CDS encoding AraC family transcriptional regulator, which translates into the protein MDPEEQVETPDQERGQRENPDEIILRYIGKPLESIGMLPAKSNPKNCGMLFQGDGALSSGTYFVWTDALGLFIYIADFRVLENRPFSMEFPEFVSVRHDAQSRPGENAIASFAEAAECSAFTLLKKGTHYNYVEVQYLEDYFEGRLQDDGVTLHELATDLLSLKRKVSWSPEIVHSFDAIKNCTFSGPAAKLVLSGSADMIMGTILEMKSTLTLNRDDKNAIAYVVRYIDQNLDKPLRQKDMLALAGMSASKFKKLFKQIVGQSMSDYISERRIERAKELLLSGQSISTVSEQIGIRPPAYFATFFKRASGQSPSEWRKASRARTLPPSDSTNQIMYSDS
- a CDS encoding ABC transporter ATP-binding protein; its protein translation is MKEASKQPGWLSRAFAAAGSKRFLLVAAIVLAALSQISLFLPYVAIYFVVSDAIHVYPSFAELDSARVMTYGFVAVGGAVGNIALYMAALLCSHAAAFDTEYRLRLSVVSHIARIPLGRFLSIGSGRVGKIMDANVNKVSEFIAHSLPDLAASTMAPVCLLAVLIIFDWRLGLAALACVVAGYAVQMSSAFNKRMHDVMPRYQRATEKMANATVEYVRGMPVVKTFGQTASSFTRLSDSVKEYTGVAIDVALFWQNLMPAFTAIVNNAWLFVLPVGIVIAVGVDDWPTFALNLIFYLLFVPSIAAVLNKLMYISQDSANLVSNLDAVEAVTGIPSLPEPAEGCSKSPADTSIEFDEVSFRYEEDGPLALDKVSFRVPSGSTCAIVGPSGSGKSTVASLMARFWDVSSGSVRVGGVDVREMTSDTLMSQMSLVFQDVSLFKASLLDNIRMARPDATREEVVAAAKAAQADEFIRALPQGYETVYGSDGVHLSGGEKQRVSIARAILADRPIVVLDEATAFADPENEHLIQKAFAELMAGKTVVMIAHRLSTVVGADQILVIDGGRIVERGRHEDLLAAKGVYARLWSLYTRAVTWKVSSARKEVLDA
- a CDS encoding epimerase; its protein translation is MISVAGASGNVGHLVVKELVRMGVAHIRLGGRNRHALFEIAKEVPHADIFPFDLTCERDSMRFCEGSSVVVNCAGPSYVILDRLAHAASIASAPYVDASGDYPVYKLLLARQTSCTALLSAGVLPGLSGLVPRWMAKGFDHPNNLSTYVGGLERCSTASTIDMLLSIDGKREPHGEPLACWRSGRKASKALRPAKNLEIPFVPDRVNAYPFFSIESERLARDLRLNNCDFWNIFAGEKLIDTFIQQMGGNFSEDHLAQALEDLNQAATLDLLGRKPYYMLVFQMDGIANGEAISRTVALRTHDAYRLIATTTALSALALVEGKATEGIGFAAEMVDPDWAVSVLQQSPSLDAFEIADRRYGENAIEEGKI
- a CDS encoding (2,3-dihydroxybenzoyl)adenylate synthase, with translation MLEGFTPWPQKMSNAYKQKGYWLEETIYGFLQKAARGHREKAAVADSFRELTYAELECEAESIASSFFEKGVRSGQTVVLHLSNSVAFAIAFLGLQRLGAIPVLALPSHREREILHFCRISQASFYILSRDVQTGDCSSMVSAVLEGMPGLEVVYVEDMKRGSIPCPSSNSDPSDVALLLTSGGTTGLPKLIPRTHNDYLCFARESVRSVRLSKDDVYLVALPAAHNFPLASPGILGALASAATVVFSKSVAPDDAFELIQKYRVTVTSLVPAVARLWADAKDWMPEDLSSLRLIQVGGSRLMPEHSRQLRLAFGSIVQQVYGMAEGLMHLTEIGAPDEVVDNTQGRPLSVDDETRVVGDDGRDVPVGSVGQLLVRGPYTVRGYFRAPEQNERSFTGDGFYCTGDLVRLTPDGYIVVEGRVKDQINRAGESVSAAEIEELLTTHPSIEDVAVIAVPDEVLDERICAFAIIADGCDPVDRLEIRRFLISKGLASFKIPDDVRVLKGFPVTAAGKQIKKPFWISTKNGK
- a CDS encoding 4'-phosphopantetheinyl transferase; translated protein: MIERILPSKITGVDMFGDATSELIFEEEEEQIREVVPKRRNEYISVRCCARIALRRMGLPPSPLPKGDGGAPRWPWGVVGSMTHCVRYRAAVTAFSSDYSSIGIDAERNEKLPDEVTPLVITRHEEALLRQLRESPFSVQWDTLFFCAKEALFKAWYPLTKEWLGFEDAHVSLVAKPCSTPSSSCGAFHARPSREFENRSEDRTGFFPSVRGKWQCRDGIITTCAYVEAH
- a CDS encoding energy-coupling factor transporter transmembrane protein EcfT, which gives rise to MSDKADPRLALRLDPRTKIILLVVFGICACFCRDAAWGSVLFALTLLFSCITGEARLAVKFLVGYVAVLVFVTLAVMVNPEIGTRIALIFQSFRAAFPPLLMAAILIMTTKTGDLVAALYAFRVPRPLVIPLAVGIRFFPTLVEEFRCVVDAARLQGVSFSPIGVVCHPSTICASLIVPTVLRSAKIAEELAAAAVARGIEKPGARTSFNELAFSKADVALLLCFSAACVAVSVACSIVKGGWA